One window of Planctomycetia bacterium genomic DNA carries:
- a CDS encoding tetratricopeptide repeat protein, producing MNRLPSIFCQSQSTVRKMLIRAAALVLIGGCAELPAPAALQVAEARNDYLKRDIASARTKLDDVLTHYSMFTGAAEAYYLRSKINAETSNKAAAKRDATQCIQLAQDKELKAKASAMAGTLCFESGDDSSAVAYFSDAMKGLPEKPPADLVRFRYGVCLQRLGRWDEARRQFGIILQRYPSSDLAEHAKRMYEWRGDYFSIQCGAYQDGRAAAQLASKLKRAGLDARVEPRGRLGQSLQYVLVGQYPTFVLADSALGAVRRHVSGAVIAP from the coding sequence GTGAATCGATTGCCATCCATCTTCTGTCAATCGCAATCAACCGTGCGCAAGATGTTGATCCGCGCCGCGGCGCTGGTGCTGATCGGCGGCTGTGCTGAGTTGCCCGCTCCGGCGGCGCTGCAGGTCGCCGAGGCGCGCAATGATTACCTCAAGCGCGACATCGCCTCGGCCCGGACGAAGCTCGACGACGTCCTGACGCATTACTCGATGTTCACCGGGGCCGCGGAGGCGTACTACCTCAGATCGAAGATCAACGCGGAGACGTCGAACAAGGCGGCCGCCAAGCGTGACGCCACCCAGTGCATCCAGCTCGCTCAGGACAAGGAGCTGAAGGCCAAGGCCAGCGCGATGGCCGGCACCCTTTGTTTTGAGTCCGGTGACGATTCGTCCGCCGTGGCGTACTTCAGCGACGCGATGAAGGGTCTGCCGGAAAAGCCGCCGGCCGACCTGGTGCGATTTCGCTACGGCGTCTGCCTTCAGCGACTCGGTCGCTGGGACGAGGCGCGCCGGCAGTTCGGCATCATTCTGCAGCGATATCCATCGAGCGATCTGGCCGAGCATGCCAAGCGCATGTACGAATGGCGCGGCGATTATTTTTCAATCCAGTGCGGCGCCTATCAGGACGGACGCGCCGCCGCCCAGCTTGCCAGCAAGCTCAAGCGAGCCGGCCTCGACGCGCGCGTCGAGCCGCGTGGCCGATTGGGTCAGTCGCTTCAGTATGTTTTGGTCGGACAGTACCCGACCTTTGTCCTTGCGGATTCGGCGCTCGGCGCCGTGCGTCGACATGTATCGGGCGCGGTCATTGCGCCATAG
- a CDS encoding polysaccharide biosynthesis/export family protein — translation MTRVIRYALVCSAPAWLLLSQGCSRTNDHIPDVAPIEKQELYQPFVGGTGLPEQLLDRPPYRLMPSDVLEIIYQVRNMVTDKPYDLKIEDVIRIKFPYQDRFNQKLTVQGDGNIRCLMLGPVRAAGRTAGDLEEQLRRAYARYIKHPEMTVVVEAANVKISELKKAITTAPRGQSRLVPVKPDGTIDLPFVGECLVAGKTVHETKKMLDARYYEEDLPEIEVTVQTLEFAPRRIYVMGEVLAPGLIEMNAPITLAQAIIRQGGPNPRADRSKILLVRRQYLPVPEALVFNLEELLHSRKPTEFGSSPKGSDWRYDCYLADGDIIWVPPTTLAVANDWIDQFFTRGIRSVFPYSGVVGMNFGYSIYEPPNTVKTRAIGPPGINAQVGP, via the coding sequence ATGACGCGAGTAATTCGATACGCCTTAGTCTGTTCGGCGCCGGCATGGCTGCTTTTGTCGCAGGGATGCTCGCGCACCAACGATCACATCCCCGACGTCGCCCCCATCGAGAAGCAGGAACTCTATCAGCCGTTCGTCGGCGGCACCGGCCTGCCCGAGCAGTTGCTGGATCGCCCGCCGTACCGGTTGATGCCCAGCGACGTTTTGGAAATCATCTATCAGGTCCGCAACATGGTGACCGACAAGCCCTACGATCTGAAGATCGAGGACGTCATTCGCATCAAGTTCCCCTATCAGGACCGCTTCAATCAGAAGCTTACCGTGCAGGGCGACGGCAACATCCGGTGCCTCATGCTGGGGCCGGTCCGGGCCGCCGGTCGAACCGCCGGAGACCTTGAGGAACAGCTTCGCCGGGCCTACGCACGCTACATCAAGCACCCGGAGATGACCGTCGTCGTCGAGGCGGCCAACGTCAAGATCAGCGAACTGAAGAAGGCCATTACCACGGCGCCCCGCGGCCAGTCGCGTCTCGTTCCGGTCAAGCCGGACGGGACCATCGACCTGCCCTTCGTCGGCGAGTGTCTCGTCGCGGGCAAGACGGTGCACGAAACCAAGAAGATGCTCGACGCGCGATACTACGAAGAGGACTTGCCGGAGATCGAAGTCACCGTCCAGACGCTCGAATTCGCGCCGCGGCGCATTTACGTCATGGGCGAAGTTCTCGCTCCGGGCCTGATCGAAATGAATGCCCCAATCACCTTGGCCCAGGCCATCATTCGACAGGGCGGCCCGAATCCGCGAGCCGACCGCTCTAAGATTCTTCTCGTCAGACGACAGTACCTGCCGGTGCCCGAGGCGCTGGTGTTCAACCTCGAAGAATTGCTGCACTCGCGCAAGCCGACGGAATTCGGCTCGTCCCCCAAGGGCAGCGACTGGCGCTACGACTGCTACCTGGCCGACGGCGACATCATCTGGGTTCCGCCGACGACGCTGGCCGTCGCCAACGACTGGATCGATCAGTTCTTCACCCGGGGCATCCGCTCGGTGTTCCCGTACAGTGGCGTCGTGGGCATGAACTTCGGTTACTCCATCTACGAACCGCCGAACACGGTCAAAACGCGGGCGATCGGTCCTCCGGGCATCAACGCCCAGGTCGGTCCGTGA
- a CDS encoding glycosyltransferase has translation MATKSHFAASESDNPTLAVIICTRDRPDSLLETLNSIWAQSHKPDELIVIDDGDLPAATRTAIAAAAASHGIDFQCEKSKARGLTKGRNQAARLAASDVLVYLDDDVTCRVDFLRRLVRLFRDPRVAGVTATVDEPLFDSTSARLFQLGYRLAGWWRVVPRGKPPRPAPWILSRPHVAVRARWLSGAAMALRRDVVLANPFDEELVEYALGEDREMGYRIGSRHWLLESKFARVTHRRDPGQRLDGRRFGFMIARNYLYIIRKTCRPGVGDVLLIGWSLAVIMAMHAVWMVGSGRRFHLQSLKGMFAGLMDAARRRFAEAFVGSATTAQSPIESDSRVTGLRTPALSIPHGGTSAGPPRRVLFVTNRLENGGAELMLIALVQKLVGLNIQPFVLCLKDAGPLAAQCRDSGVPVFDGFLRHKFDASVIPRIRNLISTEKIDVVVAAHSGGDRMFWSTLAAKLTGTPMLVWSHWFPLPGQNHFERSNRALFRFVVAFIALGERHRAALIRHEQVPAGRITVIPNAIDLDRFQKGQSRPDARRELNLSDDQIAVAIIANLRREKRHDVFIAAAKTLSTENPSLRFFIIGDGPHRDAVHSLVASSGLAPEVLRLLGPRDDVPALLSGIDVSCLCSEQECFSVTMLEAAVAGCPFIGPDSGCMPEFLTHRETGLLIPPADAEALTAALRELSADRKLRDRLAGAARRKVTAHFSMEQMARSFADLIRSLPAKPTPRVRQSLRDLYPTARAVEIMPCA, from the coding sequence ATGGCGACTAAGTCACACTTCGCCGCGTCCGAGAGCGACAACCCCACGCTCGCCGTGATCATTTGCACGCGAGACAGACCCGACTCGCTTCTGGAAACGCTCAATTCCATCTGGGCCCAATCGCACAAGCCCGACGAGCTCATCGTCATCGACGACGGCGATCTCCCCGCGGCCACGCGAACTGCAATTGCTGCGGCCGCCGCCTCGCATGGCATCGACTTCCAATGTGAGAAAAGTAAGGCGCGGGGTTTGACGAAGGGTCGCAATCAGGCGGCGCGCCTGGCGGCAAGCGACGTCCTGGTCTACCTCGACGACGACGTGACATGCAGGGTCGACTTCCTGCGACGCCTCGTCAGGCTGTTTCGGGACCCGCGCGTGGCCGGCGTTACGGCGACGGTGGACGAGCCGCTTTTTGATTCGACCTCGGCGCGACTTTTTCAGCTTGGCTACCGATTGGCCGGATGGTGGCGCGTGGTCCCGCGAGGAAAGCCGCCGCGTCCCGCTCCGTGGATTCTCTCCCGCCCGCACGTCGCGGTGCGCGCCCGCTGGCTTTCCGGCGCGGCCATGGCACTGCGACGCGATGTCGTACTGGCCAATCCTTTTGATGAAGAGCTTGTCGAATACGCACTCGGCGAAGACCGCGAAATGGGTTATCGAATCGGCTCACGCCACTGGCTGCTCGAATCGAAGTTCGCCCGCGTCACCCATCGACGCGATCCCGGTCAGCGCCTTGACGGACGGCGATTCGGTTTCATGATCGCGCGAAATTATCTCTACATCATCCGCAAAACCTGCCGGCCCGGCGTGGGCGATGTGCTGCTGATCGGATGGAGCCTCGCGGTCATCATGGCCATGCACGCGGTTTGGATGGTGGGGTCCGGTCGGCGGTTTCACCTGCAATCGCTCAAGGGCATGTTCGCAGGGCTCATGGACGCGGCGCGCCGTCGTTTCGCCGAGGCTTTCGTCGGCTCCGCGACCACTGCACAGTCACCGATCGAATCGGACTCTCGCGTAACCGGCCTGCGTACGCCTGCCCTGAGCATTCCACATGGCGGCACCTCTGCTGGTCCCCCGCGCCGAGTTCTCTTTGTCACCAACCGCCTCGAAAACGGCGGCGCGGAACTCATGCTCATCGCCCTCGTTCAAAAACTCGTGGGCCTGAACATTCAGCCGTTCGTCCTCTGCCTCAAAGACGCCGGGCCGCTCGCCGCGCAGTGCAGAGACTCAGGCGTCCCCGTCTTCGACGGCTTCCTGCGGCATAAATTCGATGCCTCAGTGATCCCGCGTATTCGGAACCTGATATCGACTGAGAAAATCGATGTCGTCGTCGCCGCCCACAGCGGAGGCGATCGCATGTTCTGGTCCACCCTCGCCGCGAAGTTGACAGGCACGCCCATGCTCGTCTGGTCGCACTGGTTTCCGCTCCCGGGCCAGAATCATTTCGAGCGATCGAACCGAGCCCTGTTCCGGTTTGTCGTTGCCTTCATAGCACTCGGTGAGCGACACCGGGCCGCTCTCATTCGTCACGAGCAGGTCCCCGCCGGTCGAATCACGGTCATTCCAAACGCAATTGACCTGGATCGATTCCAAAAGGGTCAGTCGCGCCCCGATGCCCGCCGCGAGTTGAATCTTTCCGATGACCAGATCGCCGTCGCCATCATCGCCAACCTGCGCCGTGAAAAACGCCACGACGTCTTCATCGCCGCCGCAAAGACGCTATCTACGGAAAACCCCTCGCTGCGTTTCTTCATCATCGGTGACGGTCCCCATCGAGACGCCGTGCACTCGCTCGTCGCTTCATCCGGATTGGCTCCCGAAGTGCTGCGCCTCCTCGGGCCGCGCGACGACGTACCAGCTCTGCTGTCGGGCATCGATGTTTCCTGCCTGTGCAGCGAGCAGGAGTGCTTCAGTGTGACCATGCTGGAGGCGGCCGTCGCAGGTTGCCCCTTCATAGGGCCCGACAGCGGCTGCATGCCCGAGTTCCTCACCCATCGTGAAACCGGCCTGCTGATTCCACCGGCCGATGCCGAGGCACTGACAGCGGCCCTGCGTGAGCTATCCGCAGATCGAAAACTCCGCGACCGACTCGCCGGCGCAGCCCGGCGCAAGGTGACGGCGCATTTCAGCATGGAGCAGATGGCCCGCTCATTCGCGGACCTTATCCGATCCCTGCCCGCCAAACCCACGCCCCGCGTCCGACAATCACTTCGAGACCTATATCCCACCGCGCGCGCCGTCGAAATTATGCCTTGCGCATGA
- a CDS encoding O-antigen ligase family protein → MSTLTAQKSPIPAALLLTVIAAAVVGLISYQLMPAYALLITWITLGALAFFVFYTIEGDLLTAILVWMVTLIVFHEEFWRMTVPFFFALTIPRLGIVVLVALLIGMFMAGRLRLRHAWPASGYIAAVAVYFFLSAMISGFETRSVVSVHYRLIGGYLFPFAVFGLVLHAFHSERDFKRLAVFFSIICVYLTFTGWCERFGISALIWPRFINDPSVGIHWGRVRGPFVMSAAMGLALVYCYFNNLVLARNVERGRWLLYALNALMLPVIFWTKTRSVWLSFVLCLGIWAAYSRRRTSRAVSVSLLVAAALIIAVVNMENFLSDDRAKGGLTDTEPLLLRIGLAQMTWEIVQEHPLIGVGFGHFRDHAPAFARDPSSPFYAFGTTALEHNNLLSIVAETGVIGLVLYSIMMIVIVRFSIQLFRKLPPKGPGFISRDLLVLYWILVMAYFIDGTFRETSDNPFANSLFFGLSAIPVALNILLGPVSIYARPGFPTPLRGGVRSGPPRPIGRSGPGAAPDRALRQGRTGQRGG, encoded by the coding sequence GTGTCCACCCTCACCGCCCAGAAATCTCCGATTCCCGCCGCATTGTTGCTGACCGTCATCGCGGCGGCGGTGGTCGGACTGATCTCCTATCAGCTCATGCCGGCCTATGCCTTGCTGATCACATGGATCACGCTGGGGGCCCTCGCCTTTTTTGTCTTCTACACCATCGAGGGGGACCTGCTCACCGCGATTCTCGTCTGGATGGTGACTCTGATCGTGTTTCACGAAGAGTTCTGGCGCATGACCGTGCCGTTCTTCTTCGCCCTGACCATTCCCCGGCTTGGCATCGTGGTCCTCGTTGCCCTGCTCATCGGCATGTTCATGGCCGGCCGATTGCGGTTGCGACACGCCTGGCCGGCCAGCGGCTACATCGCCGCGGTCGCCGTGTACTTCTTTCTCTCGGCGATGATCAGCGGGTTTGAAACGCGCTCGGTCGTGTCCGTTCACTATCGATTAATCGGCGGCTACCTGTTCCCCTTCGCCGTGTTCGGCCTTGTCCTGCACGCGTTTCACTCCGAGCGGGATTTCAAGCGTCTGGCCGTCTTCTTCTCGATCATCTGCGTCTATCTGACCTTCACCGGTTGGTGCGAGCGCTTCGGCATCAGCGCATTGATCTGGCCCCGGTTCATCAACGATCCCAGCGTCGGCATTCACTGGGGACGCGTGCGCGGCCCCTTCGTCATGTCGGCGGCGATGGGCCTTGCCCTGGTCTATTGTTACTTCAACAATCTCGTACTGGCCCGAAACGTCGAGCGCGGCCGATGGTTGCTCTACGCCCTCAACGCCCTCATGCTGCCCGTCATCTTCTGGACCAAGACCAGATCGGTCTGGCTGTCGTTCGTCCTCTGCCTGGGTATCTGGGCGGCGTACTCGCGACGTCGCACCAGCCGCGCAGTCTCCGTCTCGCTTCTCGTGGCGGCGGCGCTGATCATCGCTGTCGTGAACATGGAGAACTTCCTCTCCGACGACCGGGCCAAGGGCGGACTCACCGACACCGAGCCGCTCCTCCTGCGCATCGGCCTGGCCCAGATGACCTGGGAGATCGTCCAGGAGCATCCGCTGATCGGCGTCGGGTTCGGACACTTTCGTGACCATGCCCCGGCGTTTGCCCGCGATCCGTCCAGCCCGTTCTATGCCTTCGGCACCACCGCCCTCGAACACAACAACCTGCTCAGCATCGTCGCCGAGACCGGCGTCATCGGGCTCGTCCTTTATTCAATCATGATGATCGTGATCGTGCGCTTCAGCATACAGCTCTTCAGGAAGCTGCCGCCCAAGGGACCGGGCTTTATCAGTCGGGACTTGCTGGTCCTCTACTGGATTCTCGTGATGGCCTACTTCATCGACGGCACCTTCCGCGAGACTTCCGACAATCCCTTCGCCAACAGCTTGTTCTTCGGACTTAGTGCCATCCCTGTTGCACTGAACATCCTGCTCGGTCCGGTTTCGATTTATGCCCGACCGGGCTTTCCGACGCCTTTGCGCGGCGGCGTGCGGTCCGGGCCTCCAAGGCCCATCGGTCGATCGGGTCCCGGCGCCGCGCCGGATCGGGCCTTGCGCCAGGGAAGGACGGGGCAACGAGGGGGGTGA
- a CDS encoding CpsD/CapB family tyrosine-protein kinase — MSDKPHNQGPDFNSGDEDLGRPPRPEQIWPPPQPQPSPPRQEDDEAVDLGWDDIEKLDDAIEGIRNGGKPGEETAATRPTSRTAATAQLTCRVRPKSEGEMGQLWSNIYFSGDQTPPKAIIVTAAHRGDGATQIAVGLALIGAQAHPELKIALVDFNLRHPDLADQLDIAAEPGLTDVLAGRVMLDKAIQVLGIEGGGAVHVLPAGPVVEQPLGLLKSRQVKALITRLREKYDHVILDVANADTHPDPQVLGTMVDGALLVVESGRTPRETVSDVKKRLDLAGVRCLGLVLNQRTDPIPSLVYRMT; from the coding sequence GTGTCCGATAAGCCGCACAACCAGGGACCGGATTTCAATTCCGGCGACGAGGACTTGGGCCGACCGCCTCGTCCCGAGCAGATATGGCCGCCGCCGCAGCCTCAGCCGAGTCCTCCGCGCCAGGAGGATGACGAGGCAGTTGATCTCGGCTGGGACGATATCGAAAAGCTCGACGACGCCATCGAGGGCATTCGCAACGGCGGAAAGCCCGGCGAAGAGACGGCCGCCACGCGCCCGACATCGCGCACCGCAGCCACGGCCCAGTTGACCTGCCGGGTTCGTCCGAAGTCCGAAGGCGAGATGGGCCAGCTCTGGAGCAACATTTACTTTTCGGGCGATCAGACCCCGCCCAAGGCCATCATTGTGACCGCCGCGCATCGCGGCGACGGTGCGACACAGATCGCGGTAGGCCTCGCGCTCATCGGCGCACAGGCCCATCCCGAGTTGAAGATCGCCCTTGTGGATTTCAACCTGCGCCATCCAGACCTTGCCGATCAATTGGACATCGCCGCCGAGCCGGGGCTGACGGACGTGCTCGCCGGGCGAGTCATGCTCGATAAGGCCATCCAGGTCCTGGGCATTGAAGGCGGCGGCGCCGTTCATGTTCTTCCCGCCGGGCCGGTGGTTGAGCAACCGCTGGGCTTGCTGAAGAGTCGGCAGGTCAAGGCACTGATCACGCGACTCCGGGAGAAATACGACCACGTCATTCTCGACGTCGCCAATGCCGACACCCATCCGGACCCGCAGGTACTCGGAACGATGGTCGATGGGGCGCTGCTGGTGGTAGAGTCGGGCCGGACGCCTCGGGAAACCGTCTCCGACGTCAAGAAGCGATTGGACCTCGCCGGTGTTCGCTGCCTGGGACTCGTTCTGAACCAGCGCACCGATCCGATTCCGTCGCTGGTCTATCGGATGACATAA
- a CDS encoding lipopolysaccharide biosynthesis protein produces MKAAVENTPQKVAESVTAAPPRARAASGPLMTWLFSSTALSQSLGLYLPATVAFRLINFGRILLLTWWMSRQQFGLLNMILLALNVLTPLCSLGLNEAVTRYVPQYEARGTLRHFLQQSIALLLIAMTVSIAVLWSFSERFGVFFYAQVFTDAKWLAEFRVDAPELTRLSAVVIGLLIIYFYLLAVMKGLRMFTALSIMEMFHGVIFLAASVIAIATRHLSALTLTGVYGISLLIPITVFGAGLLVAVSHRTVEEQPTHEYQLVKKLLRFSIWTTLAGITWQILVYYPTWFLNKVNGHEAVAVFSAVRQIGQFILVGAMSVVTVVMTTVTKTWETRGREAAQRQLSLAFRGTGLGLFCFCAILAFSKDWIIRMFQPAYAPGAAVLPLHLLFFLVGAYLAFLPIHFHLTEKTRHAFWPWAIGVAANMLYAFWLAGPGLATVKAMPLWQSIAPYTSSWFVAGFSDRMGLGSAAWCGVFAIATSLVLCITLIQAECCKLDRGTFIIIAAAGLLGLNAYLLAAGSVLLLLLVTQTSLVFSPEERRRVLGYLVGAFGHVPSVRRLTGWKNGD; encoded by the coding sequence GTGAAGGCCGCTGTTGAGAACACACCGCAAAAGGTCGCGGAGTCAGTGACCGCGGCGCCTCCTCGCGCGCGGGCGGCCTCGGGACCGCTGATGACGTGGCTGTTCTCCTCGACCGCTCTGAGCCAGTCTCTCGGCCTTTATCTCCCCGCGACCGTCGCCTTCCGCCTGATTAACTTCGGTCGCATACTTCTTCTGACATGGTGGATGAGTCGGCAGCAGTTCGGCCTGTTAAACATGATCCTGCTGGCGTTGAACGTGCTCACGCCCCTGTGCAGCCTGGGCCTTAATGAGGCCGTCACCCGCTACGTGCCCCAGTATGAAGCCCGCGGCACCCTCCGCCACTTTCTCCAGCAATCGATCGCGCTGCTGCTCATCGCGATGACCGTGAGCATCGCCGTCCTGTGGTCGTTCTCGGAGCGCTTCGGCGTGTTCTTCTACGCCCAGGTGTTCACCGACGCGAAATGGCTGGCGGAGTTCCGGGTCGACGCCCCCGAACTGACCCGCCTGTCCGCCGTAGTCATCGGCCTGCTCATCATCTATTTCTATCTGCTCGCGGTCATGAAGGGGCTGCGGATGTTCACGGCCCTGTCGATCATGGAAATGTTCCACGGCGTCATCTTTCTGGCGGCCAGCGTGATCGCCATCGCCACCCGGCACCTCAGCGCTCTCACCCTCACCGGCGTCTACGGCATCTCGCTGCTGATCCCCATTACCGTCTTCGGCGCCGGTCTGCTCGTGGCGGTGTCGCATCGCACCGTTGAGGAACAGCCGACTCACGAATACCAACTGGTTAAGAAGCTGCTTCGTTTCTCCATCTGGACCACCCTTGCCGGCATTACCTGGCAGATCCTGGTCTATTACCCGACGTGGTTTCTTAACAAGGTCAATGGACACGAGGCGGTGGCGGTCTTCAGCGCCGTTCGCCAGATCGGTCAATTCATCCTCGTCGGCGCGATGTCCGTCGTCACCGTCGTCATGACCACCGTGACCAAGACCTGGGAGACGCGCGGACGCGAAGCGGCCCAGCGCCAGCTTTCATTGGCCTTTCGCGGGACCGGCCTGGGGCTCTTCTGCTTTTGCGCGATCCTGGCCTTCTCAAAGGACTGGATCATCCGCATGTTCCAGCCCGCCTACGCCCCCGGCGCCGCGGTTCTGCCGCTGCACCTCCTGTTCTTCCTCGTCGGGGCGTACCTCGCTTTTCTGCCCATTCACTTCCACCTCACGGAAAAAACGCGCCATGCTTTCTGGCCCTGGGCCATCGGCGTGGCGGCGAATATGCTCTACGCCTTCTGGCTCGCCGGGCCCGGCCTGGCCACCGTCAAGGCCATGCCGCTGTGGCAATCCATCGCGCCTTACACCTCGTCTTGGTTTGTCGCCGGCTTTTCCGATCGCATGGGACTGGGCAGCGCGGCATGGTGCGGCGTCTTCGCCATTGCCACGTCGCTGGTTCTCTGCATCACGCTGATTCAGGCGGAGTGTTGCAAGCTCGATCGCGGCACATTCATCATCATCGCCGCCGCCGGTCTCCTCGGCCTCAACGCCTATCTCCTCGCGGCCGGCTCGGTCCTCTTGCTCCTGTTGGTCACGCAGACAAGTCTTGTGTTTTCACCCGAGGAACGTCGCAGAGTTCTTGGCTACCTTGTCGGCGCCTTCGGGCATGTTCCCTCCGTTCGCCGCCTCACGGGCTGGAAGAATGGCGACTAA